One Massilia putida DNA window includes the following coding sequences:
- a CDS encoding LysR family transcriptional regulator encodes MRFKRLDLNLVVALDALLAERSVTRAGQRLNISQTTLSDALGRLRDYFNDELLIQVGRKMVPTPLGESLVGPARNMLLQAEAMVNTKPSFDPGAAVRSFTLMMSDYISTVLISKVAPALSRIAPHVTLDVLPHSSVPWESLARGETDFLIMPQAYLSSDHPSEPLFDDSFVCIVATDNELVGDTIDLEQFMRMGHVLTRFGNNRTPSIDEWFFKRFGNERRIEMITMGFYAVPQAIVGTNRIATIQRTLADYYATMLPIRVVDHLFELPTISTGLQWNRFADSDPGMAWMRSVLREHSATIHG; translated from the coding sequence ATGCGATTCAAACGACTCGATCTCAACCTGGTCGTGGCCCTGGACGCCCTGCTCGCGGAGCGCAGCGTCACCAGGGCGGGCCAGCGGCTGAACATCAGCCAGACCACCCTCAGCGACGCGCTCGGGCGGCTGCGCGACTATTTCAACGACGAGCTGCTGATCCAGGTCGGCCGGAAGATGGTTCCGACACCGCTCGGCGAAAGCCTTGTCGGCCCCGCCCGCAACATGCTGCTGCAGGCGGAGGCGATGGTGAATACGAAGCCGAGTTTCGATCCCGGCGCGGCCGTCCGCTCGTTCACGCTGATGATGAGCGACTACATCAGCACCGTCCTGATCTCGAAGGTCGCCCCGGCGCTGAGCCGAATCGCGCCGCACGTTACGCTCGATGTATTGCCGCATTCGTCCGTACCGTGGGAGTCGCTCGCGCGCGGCGAGACCGACTTCCTGATCATGCCGCAGGCCTACCTGTCGTCCGACCACCCCAGCGAACCCTTGTTCGATGACAGCTTCGTCTGCATCGTCGCCACGGACAACGAACTGGTCGGCGACACGATCGACCTGGAGCAGTTCATGCGCATGGGCCATGTGCTCACGCGCTTCGGCAACAACCGCACGCCTTCCATCGACGAATGGTTCTTCAAGCGCTTCGGCAACGAGCGCCGGATCGAGATGATCACGATGGGCTTTTATGCCGTGCCCCAGGCCATCGTCGGCACCAACCGGATCGCGACCATCCAGCGCACGCTGGCGGACTATTACGCGACGATGCTGCCGATCCGCGTGGTCGACCACCTCTTCGAGCTGCCCACCATTTCCACAGGCCTGCAGTGGAACCGCTTTGCGGACAGCGATCCGGGCATGGCGTGGATGCGTTCGGTGCTGCGCGAGCACAGCGCGACGATCCACGGTTGA
- a CDS encoding MFS transporter encodes MSSNQATRGTFALMLAHVAGLIDLVALPLWVGTLVQHYGLDFEHAGLTVTLFLLGAVGASVWSAPRFDRVPRRLCAAGGFAVSAAGLLMASRATAWPALVALHIVAGIGTGCGLSMAHGAMGRSGNPHRLFALAGTALGVFAVVFYALVPRLMATAGSPSLFVVMAGLMASAALASLGFPADQASGAGATRPSEPVRVPRAVWLLVTGVACLALNQSIIFSFLERIGMARGFGLDHVNSLLAAIGIVNLFPAPLSGFLQKRLPQVGVAIGATLVQVGLAFTISSSSSFAPYAMAASFYAFVIIFAHPFVFGLTARLDPSGRTNALTPAMLMIGSALAPAIAGIVAQRFGFAGLGMAVAGFGAIGVTCFALLGRGMKRSRAGQAPLTAAPAAD; translated from the coding sequence ATGAGCAGCAACCAAGCCACTCGTGGCACATTCGCCCTGATGCTGGCCCATGTGGCCGGCCTGATCGACCTCGTGGCCTTGCCGCTCTGGGTCGGCACCCTGGTCCAGCATTACGGACTCGATTTCGAGCACGCGGGCCTGACCGTCACCCTGTTCCTGCTTGGCGCGGTCGGCGCCAGCGTCTGGTCCGCGCCACGCTTCGACCGCGTTCCGCGTCGCCTCTGCGCGGCCGGCGGCTTCGCGGTGTCGGCGGCGGGGCTGCTGATGGCGTCACGGGCGACCGCATGGCCGGCACTGGTTGCCCTGCACATCGTCGCCGGGATCGGGACCGGCTGCGGCCTGTCGATGGCCCACGGTGCCATGGGACGGTCGGGCAATCCCCACCGCCTGTTCGCGCTGGCCGGCACCGCGCTCGGCGTATTTGCGGTCGTGTTCTATGCGCTCGTGCCCCGACTGATGGCCACCGCCGGCAGTCCCAGCCTGTTCGTCGTGATGGCGGGGCTGATGGCGAGCGCGGCGCTGGCATCGCTTGGCTTTCCCGCCGACCAGGCCAGCGGCGCCGGCGCCACGCGGCCGTCCGAGCCCGTGCGCGTTCCGCGGGCCGTGTGGCTGCTGGTGACGGGCGTCGCCTGCCTGGCGCTGAACCAGTCGATCATTTTCAGCTTCCTCGAGCGCATCGGGATGGCGCGTGGATTCGGGCTCGACCATGTAAACAGCCTGCTGGCGGCAATCGGCATCGTGAACCTGTTTCCTGCGCCGCTTTCCGGCTTCCTGCAGAAGCGCCTGCCGCAGGTCGGCGTGGCGATCGGCGCGACGTTGGTACAGGTTGGACTGGCGTTCACGATTTCCAGTTCGTCGAGTTTCGCCCCCTACGCCATGGCGGCGAGCTTCTACGCGTTCGTGATCATCTTCGCCCATCCCTTCGTGTTCGGGCTGACGGCGCGCCTGGATCCCAGCGGGCGCACCAATGCGTTGACCCCCGCGATGCTGATGATCGGTTCCGCGCTGGCCCCGGCGATCGCGGGCATCGTCGCCCAGCGCTTCGGCTTCGCGGGCCTCGGCATGGCGGTCGCCGGGTTCGGCGCCATCGGCGTGACGTGTTTCGCCCTGCTGGGCCGCGGCATGAAGCGCAGCCGGGCAGGCCAGGCGCCGTTGACTGCGGCGCCCGCCGCGGACTGA
- a CDS encoding efflux RND transporter permease subunit: protein MPTTSTDRNAPTDLARFDPQSGSLLERLLFNHRLVVIVLCAVITGILGFQASKLRLNASFEKTIPTGHPYIANYLKYQKELSGLGNAVRIVVENPAGTIYDARYLATLAKINDEVFLLPGVDRPFMKSLWTPNTRWTGVTEEGLEGGPVIPEDYDGSAPGLRKLEANVARSNEIGQTVALDGRSSVIYVPLMAVDAHGRALDYRVLSAALETIRARYETQGVRIHVTGFAKIVGDLIDGLRQVLLFFGIAIAIAAAMVYWFTRCVRSTVLVVVSSLIAVVWQLGLLPTLGYALDPYSMLVPFLIFAIGMSHGAQKMNGIMQDIGRGAHKLVAARFTFRRLFLAGLTALLADAVGFAVLLVIDIRVIKELAVAASIGVAALIFTNLILLPILLSYTGVSQRAAERSLRAEAAEASGADKERLWRVLDLFTRKSYATLAVLCACVVAAAGLAVSHHLKIGDLDPGAPELRPDSRYNRDVAYMNQHYGASSDVYAVLVKTPDNGGCSSYDVLKRVDALEWELRQLDGVESVNTLALLNRRMLSGLNEASPKWYELVKNQDMLNTVTAGAPRGLYNESCGLLTLYVYLKDHRADTLARVVAHVEGFAAANNSPDVQFLQAAGSAGIEAATNIVVKRSWYEMLFLVYGAVVVLCFVTFRSWRAVVVAILPLMLTSVLAEALMVCLGIGVKVATLPVIALGVGIGIDYALYILSVMLARMRDGMSLSEAYYRALLFTGKVVMLTGVTLAVGVATWAFSPIKFQADMGILLAFMFLLNMLGALILLPALGHFLLRPRMAARHAPPACTADGAPVAAGTPMPD from the coding sequence ATGCCGACAACCTCTACCGACCGCAACGCGCCGACCGATCTGGCGCGTTTCGACCCGCAGTCCGGTTCGTTACTCGAACGCCTGTTGTTCAACCATCGCCTGGTCGTCATCGTGCTGTGCGCCGTGATCACCGGCATCCTCGGTTTCCAGGCCAGCAAGCTGCGCCTGAACGCGAGCTTCGAAAAAACCATTCCGACCGGTCACCCGTACATCGCCAACTACCTGAAATACCAGAAGGAGTTGAGCGGTCTCGGCAACGCCGTGCGCATCGTGGTCGAGAACCCCGCGGGCACTATCTACGACGCCCGTTACCTCGCGACGCTGGCGAAGATCAACGACGAGGTGTTCCTGCTGCCGGGTGTCGACCGGCCGTTCATGAAGTCCCTGTGGACGCCGAACACGCGCTGGACCGGCGTGACGGAGGAAGGACTCGAAGGCGGTCCGGTGATCCCCGAAGACTACGACGGGAGCGCTCCCGGCCTGCGCAAGCTCGAAGCGAACGTCGCGCGCTCCAACGAGATCGGCCAGACCGTGGCGCTCGACGGCCGCTCCAGCGTGATCTACGTGCCGCTGATGGCCGTCGACGCGCATGGCAGGGCGCTCGACTACCGGGTCTTGTCCGCCGCGCTGGAAACGATCCGCGCCAGGTACGAGACGCAGGGCGTACGCATCCACGTGACGGGCTTCGCCAAGATCGTCGGCGACCTGATCGACGGCCTGCGCCAGGTGCTGCTGTTCTTCGGCATCGCGATCGCGATCGCGGCCGCCATGGTCTACTGGTTCACCCGCTGCGTGCGCTCGACCGTGCTGGTCGTCGTGAGTTCGCTGATCGCCGTCGTCTGGCAGCTCGGGCTGTTGCCCACGCTGGGCTATGCGCTGGACCCTTATTCGATGCTGGTACCGTTCCTCATCTTCGCGATCGGGATGAGCCACGGCGCGCAGAAGATGAACGGCATCATGCAGGACATCGGGCGCGGCGCCCACAAGCTCGTGGCGGCGCGCTTTACCTTCCGGCGCCTGTTCCTCGCCGGCCTGACCGCACTGCTGGCCGACGCCGTCGGCTTCGCCGTCCTGCTGGTGATCGACATCCGGGTCATCAAGGAACTGGCGGTCGCCGCCAGCATCGGGGTTGCCGCGCTGATCTTCACGAACCTGATCCTGTTGCCGATCCTGCTGTCGTACACCGGCGTCAGCCAACGCGCCGCCGAGCGCAGCCTGCGCGCCGAGGCAGCCGAGGCGTCCGGCGCCGACAAGGAGCGCCTGTGGCGCGTCCTCGACCTGTTTACGCGCAAGTCGTACGCGACGCTGGCGGTGCTGTGCGCCTGCGTCGTCGCCGCTGCCGGCCTGGCGGTGAGCCACCATCTGAAGATCGGCGACCTCGATCCGGGTGCGCCGGAACTCCGTCCGGATTCGCGCTACAACCGCGACGTGGCATACATGAACCAGCACTACGGCGCCAGCAGCGACGTCTACGCCGTCCTGGTCAAGACGCCCGACAACGGCGGCTGCTCGAGCTACGACGTGCTGAAGCGCGTCGACGCCCTCGAGTGGGAATTGCGCCAGCTCGACGGCGTGGAGTCGGTCAACACGCTGGCGTTGTTGAACCGGCGCATGCTGAGTGGCCTGAACGAGGCCAGCCCGAAGTGGTATGAGCTCGTGAAGAACCAGGACATGCTCAATACGGTGACGGCGGGCGCGCCGCGCGGCCTGTACAACGAATCCTGCGGCCTCCTGACCCTGTACGTGTACCTGAAGGATCACCGGGCCGACACCCTGGCGCGCGTCGTCGCGCACGTCGAGGGCTTCGCCGCGGCCAACAACAGCCCGGACGTCCAGTTCCTGCAAGCCGCGGGCAGCGCGGGTATCGAGGCCGCCACGAACATCGTCGTCAAGCGCTCGTGGTACGAAATGCTGTTCCTGGTGTATGGCGCCGTCGTCGTCCTGTGCTTCGTCACCTTCCGCTCCTGGCGCGCCGTCGTGGTGGCGATCCTGCCGCTGATGCTGACGTCGGTGCTGGCCGAGGCATTGATGGTGTGCCTGGGCATCGGTGTCAAGGTCGCCACGCTGCCCGTGATCGCGCTCGGTGTCGGCATCGGCATCGACTACGCGCTCTACATCCTGAGCGTCATGCTGGCGCGCATGCGTGACGGAATGAGCCTGTCGGAAGCCTATTACCGGGCCCTGCTGTTCACGGGCAAGGTCGTCATGCTCACCGGCGTCACGCTTGCCGTCGGTGTTGCGACATGGGCTTTCTCGCCCATCAAGTTCCAGGCCGACATGGGCATTCTGCTAGCCTTCATGTTCCTGCTGAACATGCTCGGCGCGCTGATCCTGCTGCCCGCGCTGGGACACTTCCTGCTGCGCCCGCGCATGGCCGCGCGGCACGCGCCGCCGGCGTGCACGGCCGACGGTGCGCCGGTCGCGGCCGGCACGCCGATGCCGGATTGA
- a CDS encoding WD40/YVTN/BNR-like repeat-containing protein, which produces MKFKYVVSMLAVAGTLAAGAAHAAVPVADPLTRPATMVRQPGRVFLAGLAHAGKRLVAVGEHGVVALSDDGGKSWRQARVPTSVTLTAVQFPTPRQGWATGHYGVVLHSADGGETWSRQLDGVQAAQLALRDAQAETGAPRAARDLADAQRLVRDGPDKPFLALHFGDALNGIVVGAYNLAFRTRDGGKTWTSLMGRLDNPKGNHLYAVRSTGDVVYIAGEQGLLLRATDGGLHFERLDTGYKGSFFALCLPGADEVVVGGLRGNAYRSRDRGASWNKLESPTPAAITAIGVRGADGIVAVNQAGQVLAAGPGATALVPLNVPALPPLNDLLVDADGSIIAASVFGVLRLPAVAPSAAPTVSMAAK; this is translated from the coding sequence ATGAAGTTCAAGTATGTTGTTTCGATGCTGGCGGTGGCCGGCACGCTGGCGGCCGGTGCCGCCCACGCGGCGGTCCCGGTCGCGGATCCGTTGACGCGGCCCGCGACGATGGTGCGGCAGCCCGGCCGGGTCTTCCTGGCGGGGCTGGCGCACGCCGGCAAGCGTCTGGTGGCGGTAGGCGAGCACGGCGTCGTCGCGCTGTCCGACGACGGCGGCAAGTCCTGGCGCCAGGCCAGGGTGCCGACCAGCGTCACGCTGACGGCGGTCCAGTTCCCAACCCCACGGCAGGGATGGGCCACCGGACACTACGGGGTGGTCCTGCACAGCGCAGACGGCGGCGAGACCTGGTCGCGCCAGCTGGACGGCGTGCAGGCGGCGCAACTCGCGCTGCGCGACGCCCAGGCCGAGACCGGGGCGCCCCGTGCGGCGCGCGACCTGGCCGACGCCCAGCGCCTGGTCCGGGACGGACCGGACAAGCCCTTCCTGGCGCTGCATTTCGGCGACGCGCTCAACGGGATCGTCGTCGGCGCCTACAACCTGGCGTTCCGTACCCGCGACGGCGGCAAGACGTGGACGTCGCTGATGGGCCGGCTCGACAACCCGAAGGGCAACCACCTGTATGCCGTGCGATCGACGGGCGACGTCGTCTACATCGCGGGCGAGCAGGGACTGCTGCTGCGCGCCACGGACGGCGGGCTGCATTTCGAACGCCTCGACACGGGCTACAAGGGGAGCTTCTTCGCCCTGTGCCTCCCCGGCGCGGACGAAGTCGTGGTGGGCGGCCTGCGCGGCAACGCATATCGCTCCCGCGACCGCGGCGCGAGCTGGAACAAGCTCGAATCGCCCACGCCGGCGGCGATCACCGCCATCGGGGTCCGTGGCGCCGACGGCATCGTGGCGGTCAACCAGGCGGGCCAGGTGCTCGCCGCCGGACCCGGCGCCACCGCGCTGGTCCCCTTGAACGTTCCGGCCCTGCCGCCGCTGAACGACCTGCTGGTCGACGCCGACGGCAGCATAATCGCCGCCAGTGTCTTTGGCGTGCTGCGCCTGCCGGCCGTCGCGCCATCCGCCGCTCCCACCGTTTCCATGGCCGCAAAATGA
- a CDS encoding DUF1329 domain-containing protein, with amino-acid sequence MIRPHKTALATLCSLLVLGAAAHAAMPDEAAQLKTTLTPLGGERAGNKDGTIPAWDGGYTKAIPGFANGGKRGDPFANEKPLYTITAKNAAQYADKLTDGVKAMLKKHPDTFRLDVYPTHRTAAAPQWVYDNTFKNATSGKLNGMVPEGVYGGVPFPIPKNGAEAMWNHLLRWRGSDWHADFRGIQVTADGKQVTTVDGRGDFQMPYYFKDGSAGNYNGEYWLIRLVNAGPPIRAGEAIVGRENLNPERTQAWVYLTGQRRVRKLPIACCDTPTPATAGIMSFDEVDVFNGRLDRFDWKLVGKKEIYIPYNSNKMLQPKIADLIGEHHLNPDYVRWELHRVWVVEANLAPGKRHQAPKGRYYLDEDTWAAVLGDRWDANGQLWKTMFANPIVMPDLPATAPPQEFGFYDLVSGAWYVNGVLNEKAEQYKIMPRYGNTVFTPEAMAGEGQR; translated from the coding sequence ATGATTCGACCACACAAGACCGCGCTGGCGACCCTGTGCAGCCTGCTGGTGCTGGGCGCAGCCGCCCACGCGGCCATGCCCGATGAGGCGGCGCAGCTCAAGACCACGCTGACCCCGCTCGGCGGCGAGCGTGCCGGCAACAAGGACGGCACCATCCCCGCCTGGGACGGCGGCTATACGAAGGCCATTCCCGGCTTCGCCAACGGCGGCAAGCGCGGCGACCCGTTCGCGAACGAAAAGCCGCTGTACACCATCACGGCTAAGAACGCGGCCCAGTACGCGGACAAGCTGACCGACGGCGTCAAGGCCATGCTGAAGAAGCACCCGGACACGTTCCGCCTCGACGTGTATCCGACCCACCGCACGGCGGCCGCTCCGCAGTGGGTGTACGACAACACGTTCAAGAACGCCACCAGCGGCAAGCTGAACGGCATGGTACCGGAAGGCGTCTATGGCGGCGTTCCGTTCCCGATCCCGAAGAACGGCGCCGAAGCGATGTGGAACCACCTGCTGCGCTGGCGCGGCAGCGACTGGCACGCGGACTTCCGCGGCATCCAGGTGACCGCCGACGGCAAGCAGGTCACGACCGTCGACGGCCGCGGCGACTTCCAGATGCCGTACTACTTCAAGGACGGCAGCGCGGGCAACTACAACGGCGAATACTGGCTGATCCGCCTCGTCAATGCCGGCCCGCCGATCCGCGCCGGCGAAGCGATCGTCGGTCGCGAGAACCTGAACCCCGAGCGCACCCAGGCATGGGTCTACCTGACCGGCCAGCGCCGCGTACGCAAGCTGCCGATCGCCTGCTGCGACACGCCGACCCCGGCGACGGCCGGGATCATGTCGTTCGACGAGGTGGACGTCTTCAACGGCCGATTGGACCGGTTCGACTGGAAGCTGGTCGGCAAGAAGGAGATCTACATCCCCTACAACAGCAACAAGATGCTGCAGCCGAAGATCGCGGACCTGATCGGCGAGCACCACCTGAACCCGGACTACGTCCGCTGGGAGCTGCACCGCGTGTGGGTGGTCGAGGCCAACCTGGCGCCGGGCAAGCGCCACCAGGCGCCCAAGGGCCGCTACTACCTGGACGAGGATACCTGGGCGGCGGTACTGGGCGACCGCTGGGATGCCAACGGCCAGCTGTGGAAGACCATGTTCGCGAACCCGATCGTGATGCCCGACCTGCCGGCCACGGCGCCGCCGCAGGAATTCGGCTTCTACGACCTGGTTTCGGGTGCGTGGTACGTGAACGGCGTGCTGAACGAGAAGGCCGAGCAGTACAAGATCATGCCTCGCTACGGCAATACGGTGTTCACGCCGGAAGCGATGGCTGGGGAAGGTCAGCGCTGA
- a CDS encoding DUF1302 domain-containing protein — MQSTRDSSDAGMSKAPKARLLTVLLAHLFIVPAVHASELDSGNPDLKLRWDNTVKYSTGVRAKNASDALKVDPNQDDGDRNFDRGFISNRVDLLSEFDASYRQFGVRVSGAAWYDFAYNTSNDNDSAPGTVNAFGVAHDRFPSQTRKYNGRDAEILDAFVSGRFEPAGTPVTFRLGRHALIWGESVFFGGNGIAAGQAPIDVNKALSVPNLRFNELIRPDNQVSGQIQLTPNLAVAGYYKLGWEENRLPGLGSYFSGMAPDFTLPGSDMLYVPGAGTSIFFRRAADMKGGRSGQGGLQLKYRLGDSDLDLGFYALQYNDRNFQVLVKPGSFSTPPVAPNQIGEYQLAYHEHTRTYGVSASTSVGNVNFAGEVSVHRNLALQSVAQVDLAGTSDNNHNPLYAVGNSLQAQFSWIASLGPSFIASEASWVGEVAWNRRTSITKNAGALDPNTTRNAWSLRTIYEPSYRQAWPGIDISVPVGLGYTPSGRSSVVGGFGVSHGGDVSVGINGAYLDTWRIGINYTHYFGPEGTFLVPISLANQTFKQSLKDRDFVSLSVRRTF, encoded by the coding sequence ATGCAAAGCACCCGCGATTCATCCGATGCAGGCATGTCCAAGGCGCCGAAGGCGCGCTTGCTGACGGTCCTGCTGGCCCATCTGTTCATCGTGCCGGCCGTCCACGCGTCGGAGCTGGACAGCGGCAATCCCGATCTCAAGCTGCGCTGGGATAACACAGTGAAGTACAGCACGGGCGTGCGCGCGAAGAACGCGTCGGACGCGCTGAAGGTCGATCCCAACCAGGACGACGGGGACCGCAATTTCGACCGCGGATTCATCTCGAACCGTGTCGACCTGCTGTCCGAGTTCGACGCGAGCTACAGGCAGTTCGGCGTGCGGGTCAGTGGCGCGGCATGGTATGACTTCGCCTACAACACGTCGAACGACAACGACAGCGCGCCAGGCACCGTGAACGCCTTCGGTGTCGCGCATGACCGTTTTCCGAGCCAGACCCGGAAGTACAACGGGCGCGATGCTGAGATCCTCGATGCGTTTGTGTCCGGCCGCTTCGAACCGGCGGGCACACCGGTCACGTTCCGCCTCGGACGCCATGCGCTGATCTGGGGCGAGAGCGTGTTCTTCGGCGGGAACGGCATCGCAGCGGGCCAGGCGCCGATCGACGTCAACAAGGCGTTGTCGGTGCCGAATCTGCGCTTCAACGAATTGATCCGCCCCGACAACCAGGTGTCGGGCCAGATCCAGCTCACGCCGAACCTGGCGGTGGCCGGTTACTACAAGCTCGGCTGGGAAGAAAACCGCCTGCCGGGCCTCGGCAGCTATTTTTCCGGGATGGCGCCCGACTTCACGCTGCCCGGGTCCGACATGCTGTACGTGCCGGGTGCCGGCACGTCGATCTTCTTCCGCCGCGCGGCCGACATGAAGGGCGGTCGCTCGGGGCAGGGCGGCCTGCAGTTGAAATACCGGCTCGGGGACAGCGATCTCGATCTCGGCTTCTACGCCCTGCAGTACAACGACCGCAACTTCCAGGTCCTGGTCAAGCCGGGCTCGTTCAGCACGCCGCCGGTGGCGCCGAATCAGATCGGCGAGTACCAGCTCGCCTACCACGAGCATACCCGTACGTATGGCGTCAGTGCGAGCACGTCGGTCGGCAACGTGAACTTCGCGGGCGAGGTCTCCGTGCACCGCAACCTGGCGTTGCAGAGCGTCGCCCAGGTGGACCTGGCGGGCACCAGCGACAACAACCACAATCCGCTGTACGCCGTCGGCAACTCGCTGCAGGCCCAGTTCTCGTGGATCGCGTCGCTGGGTCCCAGCTTCATCGCCAGCGAGGCGAGCTGGGTCGGCGAGGTCGCGTGGAATCGCCGCACGAGCATCACGAAGAACGCCGGCGCGCTCGACCCGAACACGACGCGCAACGCGTGGTCGCTGCGCACTATCTACGAGCCCTCGTACCGCCAGGCCTGGCCCGGCATCGACATCAGCGTGCCGGTCGGTCTCGGCTACACCCCGAGCGGCAGGTCGTCGGTGGTGGGCGGCTTCGGCGTGTCGCACGGCGGCGACGTCAGCGTCGGCATCAACGGCGCCTACCTGGACACCTGGCGCATCGGCATCAACTACACGCATTACTTCGGACCGGAAGGCACGTTCCTGGTGCCGATTTCGCTGGCCAACCAGACCTTCAAGCAAAGCCTGAAGGACCGCGACTTCGTATCGCTGTCCGTGCGCCGCACCTTCTAA
- a CDS encoding antibiotic biosynthesis monooxygenase family protein, giving the protein MVLESADILVKPGMEAVFEAGVAQAAPLFRRARGCLSMVLQRGIENRRAYRLLVRWESLEDHTVHFRSSEDFQAWRALVGHCFDGLPVVTHLETVVNAF; this is encoded by the coding sequence ATGGTATTGGAAAGTGCAGACATCCTCGTAAAACCCGGCATGGAAGCCGTATTCGAAGCGGGCGTGGCGCAGGCGGCGCCGCTGTTCCGGCGCGCGCGCGGCTGCCTCTCCATGGTCTTGCAGCGCGGGATCGAAAACCGGCGCGCATACCGCTTGCTGGTGCGTTGGGAATCCCTGGAGGACCACACCGTGCATTTCCGGTCGAGCGAAGACTTCCAGGCGTGGCGCGCCCTGGTCGGTCATTGCTTCGACGGGCTCCCGGTCGTGACGCATCTGGAAACGGTCGTCAATGCCTTTTGA
- a CDS encoding alpha/beta hydrolase family protein gives MFQYFPTNYVWSLAVNAALESGGRIGEIDEVCRPLRDLATQGDDPGTEAFFQAWVAMGDKLVDLAQEDKALGRRYSAGEKLDRAVQYFACAERMQAHGFAPRKVLYQRYVALFQEAQELMGVRCERVEIPYGDANLAGILFHAEGVAPDARQPVMLCVNGLDSTKEMLARTQITKQLTQRGIACLYLDQPGTGEALRLHAMPALVNSEAWAGKVVDYLETRADVDPGRIGMMGVSLGGYYTPRAVAFEPRFALGAVWGANHNWGEMQKRRLKREGENPVPHYWEHVRWVWGANDMDAFMAKAEQIHLNGILDRVQVPFLVTHGEQDRQIPVEYAYQTYDQLVNSPKRELKIFTDREGGVHHVSLDNMANAGAFIADWIAENLGGRVGAESR, from the coding sequence ATGTTCCAATATTTTCCCACGAATTACGTCTGGAGCCTGGCCGTCAACGCGGCGCTGGAAAGCGGTGGCAGGATCGGCGAGATCGACGAAGTCTGCCGCCCGCTGCGCGACCTCGCCACGCAGGGCGACGATCCCGGTACCGAAGCCTTCTTCCAGGCCTGGGTCGCCATGGGCGACAAGCTCGTCGACCTGGCGCAGGAAGACAAGGCGCTCGGGCGCCGCTACAGCGCCGGCGAAAAGCTCGACCGCGCGGTCCAGTATTTCGCCTGCGCGGAACGCATGCAGGCGCACGGCTTCGCGCCGCGCAAGGTGCTGTACCAGCGCTACGTCGCGCTATTCCAGGAAGCGCAGGAACTGATGGGCGTACGTTGCGAGCGCGTCGAGATCCCGTACGGCGACGCCAACCTTGCGGGGATCCTGTTCCATGCCGAGGGCGTCGCGCCGGACGCACGCCAGCCGGTCATGCTGTGCGTGAATGGCCTGGACAGCACGAAGGAAATGCTGGCACGCACGCAGATCACGAAGCAGTTGACCCAGCGCGGCATCGCCTGCCTGTACCTCGACCAGCCGGGCACCGGCGAGGCGCTGCGCCTGCACGCCATGCCGGCGCTCGTGAACAGCGAGGCCTGGGCGGGCAAGGTGGTCGACTACCTCGAGACGCGCGCCGACGTCGACCCCGGGCGCATCGGCATGATGGGTGTGTCGCTGGGCGGCTACTACACGCCGCGCGCGGTCGCCTTCGAGCCGCGTTTCGCACTTGGCGCCGTGTGGGGCGCCAACCACAACTGGGGCGAGATGCAGAAGCGTCGTCTCAAGCGAGAGGGCGAGAACCCTGTGCCGCATTACTGGGAACACGTGCGCTGGGTATGGGGTGCGAACGACATGGACGCGTTCATGGCCAAGGCCGAGCAGATACACCTGAACGGGATCCTGGACCGCGTGCAGGTGCCGTTCCTCGTCACGCACGGCGAGCAGGACCGCCAGATCCCGGTGGAATACGCGTACCAGACCTATGACCAGCTGGTGAATAGCCCGAAGCGCGAGCTGAAGATCTTCACGGATCGCGAAGGCGGCGTCCACCATGTCAGCCTCGACAACATGGCGAACGCCGGCGCGTTCATCGCGGACTGGATCGCGGAAAACCTGGGCGGCCGCGTCGGCGCAGAGTCCCGATGA